The genomic DNA ACTACCGCGTGATTGGCGGCGAACGCTGTCCGATCGTGGATACCTGGTGGCAAACGGAGACGGGCGGCATTATGATTACTCCCCTCCCCGGCGCAATTCCAGCAAAACCCGGATCGGCAACGCGCCCCTTCCCCGGCATCCTGGCAGAAATCCTCGACCTGGACGGCAATCCGGTTCCCGCAAATGAAGGCGGCTATCTGGCAGTGAAGCACCCCTGGCCCGGCATGATGCGAACCGTGTACGGCGATCCCGATCGCTTCCGGCGCACCTACTGGGAACACATTCCGCCAAAGGATGGCAACTACGTGTACTTTGCGGGAGACGGGGCACGCCAGGACGAGGACGGCTATTTCTGGGTCATGGGTCGCGTGGATGACGTGATCAACGTGGCAGGACACCGCCTGGGCACAATGGAGATTGAGTCCGCTCTGGTGTCTCACCCTGCCGTCGCAGAAGCCGCTGTCGTGGGCAAACCGGACGAACTGAAAGGAAGTGAAGTCGTCGCCTTTGTCACCCTGGAGGGCAGCTACTCCCCCAGCAAAGAACTAGAAGCCGAACTGAAAAAGCACGTTGGTCAGGAAATTGGAGCGATCGCCCGTCCGGGAGAAATTCGCTTCAGCGATGCCCTACCCAAAACGCGATCGGGCAAAATCATGCGGCGATTGCTGCGTTCTCTGGCGGCAGGCGAAGAAGTCACGGGCGATACCTCGACGCTGGAAGATCGATCGGTCTTGGATAAGCTGCGTCAGGGCGTGTAGAAGAATTAACTAAAGCAAATCATTTGCTGGACGTTTATTTCACCTGTAGGGGCGGTTCGCGGATCGCCCTTACACAAACTATCAGTGCCACCAATAATCTGCCTGCATAAGGAAGATTATTTTTTGCCCATAAAGAGTGATCCTGTGATTCTAGAAAGTGATACTACACCCCTAGAAAACTTCCTCTTATGCCTTCGAGAAACAGAGGATGACGATGGGCTAATGGATTTGTGCAGAAAAAGAATCTTGCATGGTATCCCATATATTTTTGAGGGTAGGGAAGATGCTTACTATGAATTTAGAAAAAGGATATCTAGAAAGTTCAATATAGATTTCCACGAAGTTTTTATAGCTGGTTCTGCCAAGCTAGGATTCAGCCCCCATAAAAAGAAGATGTTTGACTATGATTCTGATATTGATATTGCAATAGTATCACCAAGACTTTATGAAAAGATCCTTGATAGTATTTGTGACTACCAGATGGAATTAAGGAGAGCAAGACGAACAATAACAGTTAAAGAGCTAGCAATGTATCACGAGTTCTTGGAGTACACAGCAATCGGTTGGATTCGTCCTGATAAACTTCCTTTGTCCTTCCAAGTTGATAAGCTGAAGACTGAATGGTTTGAGTTTTTCAAATCACTTTCCTATGGAGGGTCTGAAGTTGGAAATTATAAAGCTTCTGCCGGAATCTTTAAAACATATAGGCATTTTGAACAATATACTGTAAGCGGATTCAAGCAGTTAAAGAAATCTTTAGAGGTTAAAAAGGAAGATGTCTAATCAGATTAAACCCTCAGTCACTAATCCTACCATTGCTGATATTTATCAATATATTGAATCAGGAAGGCTTGTTCTAAAGCCTGATTTCCAAAGAAGATTTGTATGGACTCATGATCATCAAGAAGATTTCATAGATACTATTCTAAAGGGATATCCGTTTCCTGAAATATACGTTTGCCAGGGTGATATTGATACTAAAAAGCTACGAACAACCCAGTTTGTGATTGATGGACAACAACGTCTAACAACTATCAAGAAATATATTGATGGAGAACATGATGATAAACCTTTAAGCAAGGTCTTGAAGTTTGAAGACTTGACCGAGGATCAAAGACGCGACTTTCTGTCATATCAAATAGTAGTACGTGACATTGGCAAAGTAGAAGATGAGACAATTAGAGAAATTTTCAGGAGAATTAATCTAACTAAATTTCAGTTGGATGACATTGAAGTTCACAATGCTGTTTATAACGGGTACTTCATTAAAACAGCGAAAGAGATCCTTGAAGATATTTCTCTTCGAGATTATGGAGTTTTTTATGATTCAGAATTTACAAGAATGGCTGATTTACATTTCATCTTATTAGTAATGTCAACGCTTGAAAACAAGGGTTATTTTCCCAGAGATAATGATATCGAAACATATATTGCAGCAAATAATGATTTCTACCCTAATAGAGATCATATGAAAGCCCAACTTGTTAAGACATTTGCTGTTATCAAAGATTTAAATTTGCCTCTTGACTCAATTTGGTTTAGGAAATCTAATTTCTTCACACTTGTAGTAGAACTGTCGAATAATATCAACAAGATCCCGAAGGATATAGTTTCTCGTTTGATGGAATTAGAAGCTAGGATTTTAGAGAACAAAAACAATGCAAAGACTGAATTCGGGGTCTACTATTCCTATATGTACCAAGCAACTAACAATCGAAAGGCGAGAGTTGTTCGAGGTGAAACATTTAATAAATACATATTCTCTGGGGTTAGTACGCAAGCTAACGATTCAAGTTCAGCAGACATTTGATAGATGCTGAGTTTGAAGATGTCTATTTCCAATGATTTGAGCCGTTAAGCTGTCAATGATGAGCTTGTAGAATAGACGAATTTATTAGTTGCTAAAGCACCTTATGATTCAGGATATTCAATGATTTTGGTCTGCACCTATGACGATCGCACCTATCACTTCAGAACACCTGCTTCAAGTAATATTTGGCGTTCCTTAAGGCGATCGTCTCGCCCTTTTTTCCTTTATCTGAAGGGGCAGAAATATGTAGAAATCGCTGCGTGTATCATGAAAGTGAGAGGAGGATCTTAGGCAGACAAAGCTCGGTCTAATGTCCCAGTGAGGGGAATTAGGCGGAAAGATTCAGTCTAAATAATCGCTAGACTGAGCAATTATCAGGAGGTACGGGAATGTCGATCGCTGAACAAATTTACGCCATTGTCAAAACGCTGCCTCTAGATCAAGCCAGAGAAATTCTTGAGTTTGCTGAGTCCATGCAGTCTAAGCACTCAGTTGAAGGAGAGGATCAAGCGATCGCCTTATTATCTTGGACAGAGCTAGTCAACTCCTTTGCTGGGGCTTGGGCAGACGACTTTCCGACGCTAGAGGAGATTCGTGCTGGAGAAGGACAAGATGCTTTACGGGAGAACCTTTAAGTGTACGTTTTGGATACGAATACGCTGATTTATTACTTCAGAGGTCAAGGGCGGGTCGCTCAAACTCGTGCAAGCATTTCTTCTCAAGACATCGTGATTCCTACGATCGTCCTCTATGAATTGCAGGTTAGCATCTTGAAATCAACATCGCCTGCAAAGCGAATTCAACAACTTCAGCAACTTTTGAGCCGAGTGAATTTAGGTTTGTTCGATCGAGATGCTGCTTCGGCTGCGGCGACGATTCGCACTCAATTAGAGCAACAAGGTACGCCAATTGGCGCGATCGACGTTCTGATCGCGGGAGTAGCTGTCTCACTTCAGGCGACGTTTGTTACTCACAATACGGCTGAATTTTCTAGGGTTTCGGGGCTTACAATCGTGGACTGGTATTAGGCTTTAGCTTAATCAACGCCTGAGCCTTCGCAATCCGAACCCGATGCTCAAGATACTGGTACTGCTGCCAGATCTGCTCTTCGTCTCTCGTTAGCCCCTGCGTGCGATTACTTTTCCAGCAGGGCACCAATTTGGGCTTGTAATGCCTCAGCCGGACGTAATGTAAGAATCTCGTCTGGGAGGGCAATCCGGCTAAAAACTCCAGCACTTCCGCCGCCCCGGTAAAACCAACTTGCGTACTTGCATTCAGTTCCCGCAGTCCTAGCAGCAGAATTTGAGGCAGCTTGTCTTCTAGGGAGCCTAGCTGGGATACGAGGTCGTCAGGCAGTTCCAGAGTGATTTGCATCGTTACCTCAAGCATTTTGCAATCAGTGCAGCAATCCATGGTTTTGGTCTGCACCTATGACGATCGCTCTTCCACAAACCCGACCGATTCGCGCGACCGTCTTAGGCGGATCGCCCTAACCCCCCTGAGTAAGCCGCTGTACAAATTCCTGATGTTCTGTTGAATCAATGCCCTGCTGCAAAATAGCGAGAACCTGCTGCATTTCTCCATTTAACAAAGCCGAAGGCATGAGCCACAGACCGGGAAAAACCTGACTGCGAAAGATGCCCTGCTCATCGATCGCCAACGATACATACTCGTCATCTTCCAAGCGAAACCAATCAATCTTGCCATCAAATACCTGCCAGACCAGATATTCCTGAACGCCGTTCCGACGATACGCCCGTTTCTTGTCTCCTAAATCGATCGATGCGCTGCTTGCCGCCACTTCCGCCACAAGTTCGGGTGCGCCTTCCACATAGTCATCTTCACTGAGTCGCGCCTGTC from Leptolyngbya ohadii IS1 includes the following:
- a CDS encoding DUF262 domain-containing protein, yielding MSNQIKPSVTNPTIADIYQYIESGRLVLKPDFQRRFVWTHDHQEDFIDTILKGYPFPEIYVCQGDIDTKKLRTTQFVIDGQQRLTTIKKYIDGEHDDKPLSKVLKFEDLTEDQRRDFLSYQIVVRDIGKVEDETIREIFRRINLTKFQLDDIEVHNAVYNGYFIKTAKEILEDISLRDYGVFYDSEFTRMADLHFILLVMSTLENKGYFPRDNDIETYIAANNDFYPNRDHMKAQLVKTFAVIKDLNLPLDSIWFRKSNFFTLVVELSNNINKIPKDIVSRLMELEARILENKNNAKTEFGVYYSYMYQATNNRKARVVRGETFNKYIFSGVSTQANDSSSADI
- a CDS encoding type II toxin-antitoxin system VapC family toxin, giving the protein MYVLDTNTLIYYFRGQGRVAQTRASISSQDIVIPTIVLYELQVSILKSTSPAKRIQQLQQLLSRVNLGLFDRDAASAAATIRTQLEQQGTPIGAIDVLIAGVAVSLQATFVTHNTAEFSRVSGLTIVDWY
- a CDS encoding Uma2 family endonuclease codes for the protein MVDTSLYQKRILPMQIPPLESGDRLTRHEFERRYEAMPHLKKAELIEGVVYVPAALRFRSHGQPHGDLMTWLGVYRAFTPSVLIGDNPTIRLDRDNEPQPDAVLLIEERAGGQARLSEDDYVEGAPELVAEVAASSASIDLGDKKRAYRRNGVQEYLVWQVFDGKIDWFRLEDDEYVSLAIDEQGIFRSQVFPGLWLMPSALLNGEMQQVLAILQQGIDSTEHQEFVQRLTQGG